One Hordeum vulgare subsp. vulgare chromosome 4H, MorexV3_pseudomolecules_assembly, whole genome shotgun sequence DNA window includes the following coding sequences:
- the LOC123446367 gene encoding uncharacterized protein LOC123446367 translates to MLLALAPVMALVLALAAGAVARADSRKPVLYFIHMLLPRVPERLLRLCPQVGWPGRLHPARTGAGCSSVADCASSRAASHCSASHRLCLRLPASGPTVCWPGRFHLACPGAGCSSAAGRASSRDTHVRPLQCVRMSLRRLSRWPAAASAPGCHAHAVPPAQPAAGNPRLLCRRPINHGSAPRLGRPGFCNAAPSRPSRRRGCAGLVHLRGGCRARTTCTSPDRPLVLLRFGPAPSPGLGASLHAPL, encoded by the coding sequence ATGCTCCTTGCGTTGGCACCGGTGATGGCCCTCGTGCTCGCGCTGGCGGCGGGCGCCGTCGCTCGAGCAGACTCCCGGAAGCCCGTTCTCTACTTTATACACATGCTCCTCCCACGCGTGCCCGAACGACTGCTCCGTCTATGCCCGCAAGTCGGTTGGCCTGGCCGGCTGCACCCCGCGCGCACCGGTGCCGGTTGTAGCTCCGTTGCCGACTGCGCCTCCAGCCGTGCCGCTTCTCATTGCTCCGCGTCGCACCGGCTCTGCTTGCGCCTCCCCGCCTCTGGCCCGACGGTCTGCTGGCCTGGCAGGTTCCACCTCGCATGCCCTGGTGCCGGTTGCAGCTCCGCGGCCGGCCGCGCCTCCAGCCGCGACACACACGTCCGGCCGCTCCAATGTGTTCGCATGAGTTTGCGCCGCCTCTCGCGCTGGCCGGCTGCCGCATCCGCACCAGGGTGCCACGCTCACGCCGTGCCGCCTGCTCAGCCCGCAGCCGGCAACCCGCGGCTGCTCTGTCGTCGCCCCATCAACCATGGCTCAGCCCCGCGGCTCGGTCGTCCGGGCTTCTGCAACGCTGCGCCCTCTCGACCTTCAAGGCGGCGTGGCTGCGCCGGCTTGGTCCACCTCCGCGGCGGCTGCCGTGCTCGCACTACGTGCACCAGCCCCGACAGGCCCCTCGTGCTGCTCCGCTTCGGCCCTGCGCCGTCTCCTGGCCTCGGCGCCTCCCTCCACGCGCCGCTCTAG